CATatcaatttattgaaaataggTTGTGGGAATTGGAAGAACACCTGGGTAAAACTCAATATTTGACTTATGACAGAATATCATTGAAACATTTTCTTAATAAGAAGCAGTAGTTGGCAAAACTAATGTTGTTTTAACGTTATCTGCCCATAATTCAGTATTAACTGTTTTACATAGAGGGAACTTTTGAGTTTGAGATTCTGTCATGTTCTAGCAAGAGTTTCTATGTCTAGCCATAGGATTACTCTTATTATCACTATTTTAAGTTAACAAACAAGTACGCAAATATACATTAAACAATCCACACTTGGCTTTACAGAGAAACACTTACAAGCCTTACATATCAAGCTAGACCAGTAAACATGGTTGCATTCACTGCCATTAGCATGGCACCAGGAAAGTTGATCCACCTTGTGCACCAATATCTACATCTTATGCTGTACAGTCTACTTATGGGGCTCTTGGCCACACCACTTCAGTTAAGAACCATTACCTTCTGTGAAGGGCCAGTTCATTACTGTAGATATCTGTCTGTGAAGCACATGATTAGGCTTCTGTAAGCAGATGGGATTTGAGGGATTAGAATTGATGATGCTGACTTGAGACTGGCTTTGGCTATGGAAATTCATATGATTGTTGGTTGATGTCTTGTGAGGTGAAAGACTCTCATCTTCATTGTTGCTAGTTAGCATCTTCTGAGATGGAGGGGGATTTTCGTACCTATGTTTCTCTGTGGAGTTCCCATTCAATGGGTTGAAAAAACTGTCAAAGGAAGAAACTGTAATTGGCAAATTCACTTTATCTGAAACATCTTCATGAACTGAACCATGGCTATTGCTGTTGTTGCTCCCTTTGAAGGTTACATTAGAAATGGTTTCATTATGAGGAAGAGGATGACCAGCAAGTATGGAAGCTATTAATTGGCAATGATTGTAGAGATAACCTGTGTCCATGTCATTATGCTTTGTATGCATAGGTTGTTGCTCCTCAATCTTTGGTAAGTAGCTTATCAATTCTGTGCTAGGACTGTCTTGACCTTCACATGTGTTCTTTGGCATGTTGCCTTTATGGCGGACCCGGCATAGTACCCAATCATCCAACTGTGACAACAAGAGGCAATTTGTTTTCATGAGTTGAGTTTCCTCTCATCTCTTGTTTATAGCACAGTTTATCTCATACCTTTAATGCAATTTAACAACGTTGGTAGTCTGCAAATGTTGGTGCAGGGTCAAAAACATAGGtgaaagcaaaaatgaaaaagaagagaaaggatCGTTGTAGAGAAACCAAGTTGAGGGTGAAATAGGTTATTTTTCAggcatttggtttctttacCATGGAGTGTGCCACCTCCAAAATCTGTTTTATGCTACTGTAGGTTTATTTGTATGTACAACTTTgagtttcttaaattttgatgaACTGTTTACTCCCCTCTAGAACTGAGCTATACTTTTGGATAGGCTATATCTTGTGTTTTGTAGGTAACTAAGGAGAGCTGCATCCACAAAGTAAGCCTTTGTTTGTAACCCTTTCCAAATCACATCTACAAGATAATTTCAAATCTTATCACACAGTTTTAAAAGGCGCAAGGCGCACCTAAGGCACAAAAGTCTGCTATAACTTAGGCGCAAGGCGCAACACAAGACGCACACTTGAGtaaagtgtttaaaaaggaaaagtaaaggaGACGAGGCGCTCCTTTTCAACAAGACGCATCTCTTGGCAAGTAAAGCGCTTTAACTAGGGAGGGGTTGCGCCTTGGGCCTAGCTGCACATTAAGcacaccttttaaaactatgcataagtattttttttgtttcttgtttcttCATGCTTTTATGTATTTGGTTACATGCATCCCCATGGAGATGTTTTCAATGCAACAGAAAATAACATAGGAAGTTCTCCAGAGAACACTAGGTTGTGGAACAGGTGAGAATAAAAGAGGAGAACTACTGACAGGAAGTTAATCATAACCCTCACTGTCGTGCTCATTAGGAGGCTATTTTGGGTTGTTGAATTCTTGCTTCGGCTTTTAAGTAGCAGCGTCTAATTCCTTTAGACTCAAATGGCTTGTGTCTAGACCCAAGACAAATTGTGTGTGTCATGTACCCCATTTTATTacagaagaaatgaaaaatgagggGTCACTGTGGTACACCATTATTGCCGTACTTACTCTCATGGATCCTTTTGACCTTGACCCTGGT
The sequence above is drawn from the Vitis riparia cultivar Riparia Gloire de Montpellier isolate 1030 chromosome 6, EGFV_Vit.rip_1.0, whole genome shotgun sequence genome and encodes:
- the LOC117917084 gene encoding NAC domain-containing protein 68-like translates to MEREPNSSFQFPPGFRFHPSDEELIVHYLQKKVTSHPLPASVIAEIDLYKYNPWELPKKALFGEEEWYFFSPRDRKYPNGVRPNRAAASGFWKATGTDKPILTSCGSKSIGVKKALVFYIGRPPRGVKTEWIMNEYRLLNTMNRPGSRSKGSMRLDDWVLCRVRHKGNMPKNTCEGQDSPSTELISYLPKIEEQQPMHTKHNDMDTGYLYNHCQLIASILAGHPLPHNETISNVTFKGSNNSNSHGSVHEDVSDKVNLPITVSSFDSFFNPLNGNSTEKHRYENPPPSQKMLTSNNEDESLSPHKTSTNNHMNFHSQSQSQVSIINSNPSNPICLQKPNHVLHRQISTVMNWPFTEGNGS